Proteins encoded in a region of the Equus asinus isolate D_3611 breed Donkey chromosome X, EquAss-T2T_v2, whole genome shotgun sequence genome:
- the LOC106827901 gene encoding histone H2B type W-T-like, translating into MAEPGSEPSSEESLGTTEPTEADPKSLKQKQPRRRRRRCRRCRCLDSFATYFPRVLRRVHEGLSLSQEAVSVLDSFAKDIFERIADEATCLVRSTKRSTISCREIQTAVRLLLPGDLGKHAVAEGTKALIRYISRR; encoded by the coding sequence ATGGCTGAGCCCGGCTCTGAGCCTTCCTCTGAGGAAAGCCTCGGCACCACGGAACCCACGGAAGCCGACCCGAAGAGCCTGAAGCAGAAGCAGCcaaggcgccgccgccgccgctgccgccgctgccgctgccTCGACAGTTTCGCCACCTATTTCCCCAGGGTTCTGAGGCGGGTTCACGAGGGCCTGAGCCTGTCTCAGGAGGCCGTGAGCGTCCTGGATTCGTTCGCGAAGGACATCTTCGAGCGCATCGCCGACGAGGCCACGTGCCTGGTCCGCTCCACCAAGCGCTCCACCATCTCGTGCAGAGAGATCCAGACCGCCGTGCGCCTGCTGCTGCCGGGGGACCTTGGCAAGCACGCCGTGGCCGAGGGCACCAAGGCCCTCATCAGATACATCAGCCGCCGCTGA